One Urocitellus parryii isolate mUroPar1 chromosome 14, mUroPar1.hap1, whole genome shotgun sequence DNA segment encodes these proteins:
- the Got1l1 gene encoding putative aspartate aminotransferase, cytoplasmic 2 — translation MPTLSVFMDVPMMHKPEGTLLKTYKQDDYPDKMFLAYKVCMTNEGQPWVSLVVNKTRLQIAQDPSLNYEYLPMIGMKSFIQASLELLFGKYSQAIVENRVGGVHTVGDSGAFQLGAQFLKTWLRDAQVVCMISTQKEPYGIVFQDMGFTVYEYCIWDPKHLCMDSNIFLDVVEQMPCDCILVIGNITDCKWTQSQLAKLMLTIKNKRIFPFFDIPSQGLSTGDLEEDAEILQYFVSQGFEFFCSQSLSKNFGIYDEGLGMLVVATLNNQHLLCVLSQLMNYTQALWLNPPARGARIITSILCNPALQGEWKQSLKEVVENIMLIKEKVKEKLRLLGTPGSWDHITEQTGTHGYLGLSHQQVEYLIKKKHIYMPKSTRINFTCINASNIDYITQSINEAILFTKNSEKHLQDVNNH, via the exons ATGCCCACCCTTTCAGTGTTCATGGATGTGCCTATGATGCACAAGCCAGAAGGCACCTTGTTAAAGACCTACAAACAAGACGATTACCCTGACAAGATGTTCCTGGCCTACAAAG TCTGCATGACCAATGAAGGCCAACCCTGGGTTTCTCTGGTGGTAAACAAGACCCGACTGCAGATTGCACAGGATCCCTCTCTGAACTATGAGTACTTGCCTATGATTGGCATGAAATCATTCATTCAGGCCTCCTTGGAACTCCTCTTCGGAAAGTACAGCCAAGCCATTGTGGAGAACAGG gtaggaggtgtgcacacTGTTGGTGACAGTGGTGCCTTCCAGCTTGGGGCCCAGTTCCTCAAGACCTGGCTTAGGGATGCTCAAGTCGTTTGCATGATTTCAACCCAAAAAG AACCATATGGAATCGTCTTCCAGGACATGGGCTTTACAGTCTACGAATACTGCATCTGGGATCCCAAGCACCTGTGCATGGACTCCAACATATTCCTTGATGTGGTGGAG CAGATGCCATGTGACTGTATCCTGGTGATTGGGAACATCACTGACTGCAAGTGGACACAAAGTCAGTTGGCCAAGTTAATGCTCACCATTAAG AACAAACGGATATTCCCATTTTTTGACATTCCCAGTCAAGGTTTATCCACCGGTGACCTGGAAGAAGATGCCGAAATCTTACAGTACTTTGTGTCTCAAGGTTTTGAGTTCTTCTGCAGCCAGTCTCTGTCCAAGAATTTTGGCATTTACG ATGAAGGACTGGGGATGCTGGTGGTGGCAACACTCAACAACCAGCACTTGCTGTGTGTCCTCTCCCAGCTGATGAACTATACTCAGGCACTGTGGCTCAACCCTCCTGCCAGGGGTGCTCGAATAATCACCTCCATCCTCTGTAACCCTGCCCTTCAGGGAGAATG GAAGCAGAGTCTCAAAGAGGTTGTAGAGAACATCATGTTGATCAAGGAGAAGGTGAAGGAGAAGCTCCGACTCCTGGGAACCCCTGGCTCCTGGGATCACATCACTGAACAGACTGGGACCCACGGTTACCTTGGACTCAGCC ACCAACAGGTGGAATACCTGATCAAGAAGAAGCATATCTACATGCCCAAGAGTACTAGGATTAACTTCACCTGTATCAATGCCAGCAACATTGACTACATCACCCAGAGCATCAATGAGGCGATCCTCTTCACAAAGAACTCCGAGAAACATCTTCAGGATGTAAATAACCACTGA